The DNA region ATTGGAGAAGCCAGGTTATTACTCAGGGTGTGCAGCGATCGCCCAACCGTGCCATGTTGCGGGCGGTCGGGTTTGGAGATGAGGATTTCACAAAACCGATCGTCGGAGTCGCCAGCGCTTACAGCACAATTACACCCTGCAATATGGGAATTGCGGCCCTGGCGGCTCAGGCTGAGGATGGGATACGGGCAACAGGCGGAATGCCCCAGATTTTTGGCACGATTACCGTCAGCGATGGAATTTCCATGGGCACAGAAGGGATGAAATACTCCCTGGTCTCGCGGGATGTGATTGCCGATTCGATCGAGACCGCCTGCAATGCCCAGAGTATGGATGGAGTGCTGGCGATCGGCGGCTGTGACAAAAATATGCCAGGAGCCATGATTGCAATGGCTCGCATGAATATTCCCGCTATTTTTGTCTACGGCGGAACCATTAAACCGGGACATCTGGAAGGGGAAGATTTGACGATCGTCAGTGCCTTTGAAGCCGTGGGTCAGTACAGTGCCGGACGGATTGATGAAGTACGCCTCATGTCTGTAGAACGAAATGCCTGCCCAGGAGCCGGATCCTGCGGTGGGATGTATACAGCCAACACCATGTCCTCGGCGTTTGAAGCGATGGGCATGAGTTTGATGTATTCCTCCACGATGGCCGCTGAAGATCCCGAAAAGGCAGAAAACACTGCCCTGGCCGGAAAGGTGCTGGTCGAAGCGATTCGCAAAAATTTGCGACCTCGCGACATCATTACTCGCAAGTCAATCGAAAATGCGATCGCGGTAATTATGGCAGTAGGTGGCTCTACCAATGCCGTCCTGCACTTTCTGGCGATCGCTCACTCAGCGGGAGTGCCCCTCACCCTGGACGACTTTGAGATGATTCGGGAACGGGTACCCGTCCTATGCGATCTCAAACCATCCGGTCGCTATGTGGCAACGGATCTGCACAAGGCTGGCGGCATTCCCCAGGTGATGAAAATGTTACTGAATCACGGCTTGATTCACGGCGACTGTATCACCATTACTGGAGAAACGATCGCGGAACGCTTGAAAGACGTACCGGATGAACCCCGTCCTGACCAGGATGTCATTCGTCCCTGGAACAACCCCATGTACACCAGCGGCCACCTGGCAATCCTCAAGGGAAATCTTGCCTCCGAAGGGGCGGTTGCCAAGATTACAGGCGTTAAAAACCCGGAAATTACTGGCCCTGCCCGCGTCTTCGAGTCGGAAGAGGAGTGTCTGGACGCAATTCTGGCTGGCAAAATTAATGCGGGCGATGTGATTGTGATCCGCTATGAAGGGCCAAAAGGTGGGCCAGGAATGCGGGAAATGCTGGCTCCTACTTCGGCCATTATCGGAGCCGGATTGGGTGATTCCGTGGGTCTGATTACCGATGGCCGTTTCTCCGGGGGCACCTACGGCATGGTGGTCGGTCATGTGGCTCCCGAAGCTTACGTCGGTGGCACGATCGCCCTGGTTCAGGAAGGCGACTCGATCACCATCGATGCCCACGCCCGCCTGTTGCAGCTCAACGTTGCGCCGGAAGAACTGGAACGTCGTCGCGCCGCATGGCAACCCCCACAGCCTCGCTATACCTCTGGTGTACTGGCCAAATACGCCAGCCTCGTTTCCACCAGCAGCCTGGGAGCCGTGACGGATTTAAACCTCAAACTTTAAGGCCAGGAAACCGGGTTGCTGACCTAAAAGCACGGCACCATCCGCTAAATTACAAGCAACCTGGTTTTTCCACTAATACAGTGACGGCAGCGACCGCGATTAGCATTTCGTCGTTTTTGTCATTCAGAGATGCGATCGCTCGTCCCTGAACAATCATCCCCCCGGCTTCTACTTTCAGGCTTTTGCGACCAAAGGGCAGAACGGCCAGCACTTCTGCTTCTCTTACCTGCTCTGGGTAGGGCACCGCCACCTGCACTTCCACAACCATGTCATTGGGATGCTCCAACCCTGCCACTTCCCAAATTCCCGGCAGCGCATTGTGAGCGATCGCATTTCTTACGGCCCGTG from Leptodesmis sichuanensis A121 includes:
- the ilvD gene encoding dihydroxy-acid dehydratase; the protein is MSENWRSQVITQGVQRSPNRAMLRAVGFGDEDFTKPIVGVASAYSTITPCNMGIAALAAQAEDGIRATGGMPQIFGTITVSDGISMGTEGMKYSLVSRDVIADSIETACNAQSMDGVLAIGGCDKNMPGAMIAMARMNIPAIFVYGGTIKPGHLEGEDLTIVSAFEAVGQYSAGRIDEVRLMSVERNACPGAGSCGGMYTANTMSSAFEAMGMSLMYSSTMAAEDPEKAENTALAGKVLVEAIRKNLRPRDIITRKSIENAIAVIMAVGGSTNAVLHFLAIAHSAGVPLTLDDFEMIRERVPVLCDLKPSGRYVATDLHKAGGIPQVMKMLLNHGLIHGDCITITGETIAERLKDVPDEPRPDQDVIRPWNNPMYTSGHLAILKGNLASEGAVAKITGVKNPEITGPARVFESEEECLDAILAGKINAGDVIVIRYEGPKGGPGMREMLAPTSAIIGAGLGDSVGLITDGRFSGGTYGMVVGHVAPEAYVGGTIALVQEGDSITIDAHARLLQLNVAPEELERRRAAWQPPQPRYTSGVLAKYASLVSTSSLGAVTDLNLKL
- a CDS encoding Lin0512 family protein encodes the protein MGLKRFIIEMGMGIDQHGQEPTIAAARAVRNAIAHNALPGIWEVAGLEHPNDMVVEVQVAVPYPEQVREAEVLAVLPFGRKSLKVEAGGMIVQGRAIASLNDKNDEMLIAVAAVTVLVEKPGCL